The DNA segment GTGTTCGCGTAAGCGGCCGTGGGCCCGGTGGATCAGGCGCAGTCCCGAGCAGTCGAAGAACTCGACCGGCCGCAGGTCGAGCACGATCCGGGCGCCCGGCCGGCCGGTGGCCCGGTCCAGGAAGGGGAGGATCTCCGCCGCGGCGGAGATGTCGATCTCGCCCCGCAGCTCCAGGACCGTGTGCCCACGGTCCTCGTGTACGCGCAGATGCCGGG comes from the Streptomyces sp. NBC_00820 genome and includes:
- a CDS encoding anti-sigma factor antagonist; the protein is MRQEPAPFTRHLRVHEDRGHTVLELRGEIDISAAAEILPFLDRATGRPGARIVLDLRPVEFFDCSGLRLIHRAHGRLREHGGRLYLVCTHPLTLRVFRVTGLTRLLPPHPTLDAVLGRSENAPGPV